From Virgibacillus natechei, the proteins below share one genomic window:
- a CDS encoding CdaR family protein — protein sequence MDKWFESKWFVRIISLGFAILLYVMVSIETNTAENDSSFFPAASEEIQTLEEVPVEIRIDQESYVVSGVPEYVTVSLEGVASVLTPIERQRNFDVFVDLEGLGEGEHEVEIEHENIPTDLSVLIEPKQAVVTIEERATQEFPVDVDFINTEMLADGFELGDYEVDPGEVSITSSRSVVDQIAVVKVFVNLSEVDQSINNREVPINVYDAQGNELNVRVEPENAVVSAEIDNPSRTVPVNILTTGELPNGYSLSSISPEMDELEIFGTTDVLDEIEEISSEEIDLSEITESGTVDVSLSLPDGVASETGEINVELEVEELEAEETEAEEAEIEGTRTMEDVPIEPEGLEDGQEITFIDPSSPEMDITIEGGEDVLSELTIENFSISIDVNDLEEGEHTLSVTIEGPDNVTITEEEFEEVTIEMT from the coding sequence GGATTATCTCATTGGGATTTGCGATATTACTATATGTGATGGTCAGTATTGAAACAAACACGGCAGAAAATGATAGTTCGTTTTTCCCTGCAGCTTCTGAAGAGATACAGACGCTTGAAGAGGTGCCAGTAGAAATACGTATAGATCAAGAGTCCTATGTTGTAAGTGGTGTTCCAGAGTATGTTACGGTTTCTCTAGAAGGTGTAGCCAGTGTCCTAACTCCAATCGAAAGGCAACGAAATTTTGATGTGTTCGTCGATCTGGAAGGGTTAGGAGAAGGCGAACATGAAGTAGAAATTGAGCATGAGAATATACCAACTGATTTATCCGTATTAATTGAGCCGAAACAAGCAGTAGTGACGATTGAAGAGCGAGCTACACAAGAGTTTCCGGTGGATGTTGATTTCATTAACACGGAAATGCTGGCAGATGGATTTGAACTTGGTGATTATGAAGTAGATCCGGGTGAAGTAAGCATCACGAGTTCCAGAAGCGTGGTTGACCAAATCGCGGTAGTAAAGGTATTCGTTAATCTATCTGAAGTGGATCAATCCATTAACAACCGCGAAGTGCCTATTAATGTGTATGATGCACAAGGTAATGAGTTAAATGTGCGTGTGGAACCTGAAAATGCTGTTGTTTCTGCTGAAATAGACAACCCAAGCCGTACAGTTCCAGTGAATATTTTAACGACAGGTGAGTTGCCAAATGGATATTCGTTATCTTCAATTTCGCCTGAAATGGATGAGTTGGAAATTTTTGGGACAACCGATGTATTGGATGAAATAGAGGAAATTTCCTCAGAGGAGATCGATTTGTCGGAAATTACAGAGTCAGGGACAGTTGACGTGAGCCTATCTTTACCAGATGGCGTTGCATCGGAAACGGGAGAAATAAATGTTGAGCTAGAAGTTGAGGAGCTAGAAGCCGAGGAAACAGAAGCCGAGGAAGCAGAAATTGAGGGAACACGAACGATGGAAGACGTTCCAATTGAACCAGAAGGCCTGGAAGATGGACAAGAAATCACATTTATTGATCCCAGCAGCCCAGAAATGGATATAACGATTGAAGGTGGCGAAGACGTTCTAAGTGAATTAACAATAGAAAATTTTAGTATATCTATCGATGTTAATGATCTGGAAGAAGGTGAACATACCTTATCTGTAACAATTGAAGGGCCAGATAATGTTACAATCACGGAAGAAGAATTTGAAGAAGTGACAATTGAAATGACATAA